In a genomic window of Maricaulis maris MCS10:
- a CDS encoding methyltransferase domain-containing protein, with product MTTAAPPALFDRTLLRRRRDRIAGILAEHNFLAQRAFDDMGDRIASIMRDFDRAAILGGGPGLATQATSELLAGKVGWWCRSDLSPSVVATLERPALALDEEQLPFASESLDLVLAPWGLHWTNDLPGVLVQINHALKPDGFFACALPGGSTLTELRQCVMAAESELTGGAAARVSPLAGTFDMAALLQRAGFAMPVADVDRITVRYDTIFALMADLRGMGETSVLTDRPRNPAARALFVRAGQIYAERFADPDGRIRATFEIVHAAGWAPHPDQPKPKRPGSATHRLADALGVQEKSLGEKAGR from the coding sequence ATGACGACCGCCGCTCCGCCCGCCCTGTTTGACCGCACACTGTTGCGCCGCCGCCGCGACCGGATCGCGGGCATTCTGGCAGAACACAACTTCCTCGCGCAACGCGCTTTCGACGATATGGGCGACCGGATCGCCAGCATCATGCGCGATTTCGACCGCGCCGCGATCCTCGGCGGCGGCCCAGGCCTGGCGACGCAAGCGACGTCTGAGCTGCTGGCCGGCAAGGTTGGCTGGTGGTGCCGATCCGACCTGTCCCCTTCTGTCGTCGCCACGCTGGAGCGACCGGCCCTGGCGCTGGACGAAGAGCAATTGCCCTTCGCCTCCGAAAGCCTCGATCTCGTCCTGGCGCCCTGGGGCCTGCACTGGACCAATGACCTGCCGGGCGTTCTGGTCCAGATCAATCACGCGCTCAAGCCGGATGGTTTCTTCGCCTGCGCCCTACCGGGCGGCTCAACCCTGACCGAACTGCGCCAATGCGTGATGGCGGCCGAGAGCGAGCTGACCGGCGGCGCTGCGGCGCGCGTATCGCCCTTGGCCGGCACCTTCGACATGGCGGCCTTGCTGCAGCGGGCCGGCTTTGCCATGCCGGTCGCCGATGTCGACCGCATCACCGTGCGTTACGACACCATTTTCGCCCTGATGGCGGATCTGCGCGGCATGGGCGAAACGTCGGTGCTGACCGACCGGCCGCGCAATCCGGCGGCCCGCGCGCTGTTTGTCCGAGCCGGCCAGATCTATGCGGAGCGCTTTGCCGATCCGGATGGTCGCATCCGCGCCACTTTCGAGATTGTCCACGCCGCCGGCTGGGCCCCGCATCCCGACCAGCCCAAGCCGAAACGGCCGGGGTCGGCCACGCACCGGCTCGCCGATGCACTGGGTGTTCAGGAAAAATCGCTGGGTGAGAAAGCCGGGCGCTAA
- a CDS encoding Flp family type IVb pilin produces MRALVSRFLREQSGATSIEYSLIAVVVSIIFIAALAVIGPAVSDMLNSAAAPF; encoded by the coding sequence ATGCGCGCCCTTGTCTCCCGCTTCCTCCGCGAACAGAGCGGTGCCACCTCGATCGAGTATTCGTTGATCGCCGTGGTCGTCTCGATCATCTTCATCGCCGCCCTGGCGGTGATCGGACCGGCCGTCAGCGACATGCTAAACAGCGCCGCGGCGCCCTTCTAG
- the mutT gene encoding 8-oxo-dGTP diphosphatase MutT: protein MTARSPKPVLFVAACALLDADGRILIAKRPEGKAMAGFWEFPGGKIEPGETPEQAVVRELREELSVEPCERCLHPFAFVSHPYDDFHIVMPLFLCRTWDGFPHPNEGQELAWVRKERLRDYQMSGADVSLAAELRDRL from the coding sequence ATGACTGCTCGTAGCCCCAAACCGGTGCTCTTTGTCGCTGCCTGTGCCTTGCTGGATGCCGATGGTCGCATCCTCATCGCCAAGCGGCCGGAGGGAAAAGCCATGGCGGGGTTTTGGGAATTCCCGGGCGGCAAGATCGAGCCGGGAGAGACGCCGGAGCAAGCCGTGGTGCGTGAATTGCGCGAAGAGCTGAGTGTCGAGCCGTGCGAACGGTGCCTGCACCCCTTTGCCTTCGTCTCGCACCCCTATGACGACTTCCACATCGTCATGCCGCTTTTCCTGTGCCGCACCTGGGACGGCTTTCCTCACCCCAATGAGGGCCAGGAACTGGCCTGGGTCCGCAAGGAACGTCTGCGCGACTACCAGATGTCCGGCGCCGACGTGTCTCTGGCCGCCGAGCTGAGAGATCGTCTTTGA
- a CDS encoding peptidylprolyl isomerase codes for MLTATGTACGPEPRRTADDFESGQPVLSLDEVDPVVARVERTMIRRSDVEREALAQDGEEASPVPAMGSAEFDRVLEELIDQRLLALEARRRGLHQSEEARRRLALAEERILGNVLVETVIDDAVTDETIQRIYEEQVRLIPLGEEVRARHILVQTQEEAVAIKALIDQGRDFAELAVAMSEDQATRLEGGDLGYFSREGILPAFGAVAFATPEGAVSEPFRTEFGWHLLTVVDRRRQPPPSLESLRPNIARFYTFDQLEALIDGLRDQAEIERADLTLVLAPAPEGGEEGGVSISDDDNLDPDEPQ; via the coding sequence GTGCTGACTGCAACTGGCACAGCTTGCGGTCCCGAACCGCGGCGGACCGCCGATGATTTCGAATCCGGGCAGCCGGTCCTGTCTCTCGATGAGGTCGATCCGGTGGTCGCGCGGGTCGAGAGGACGATGATCCGGCGCTCTGATGTCGAGCGTGAAGCGCTGGCCCAGGACGGTGAGGAAGCATCCCCCGTGCCGGCGATGGGCAGCGCCGAGTTTGACCGTGTACTGGAAGAATTGATCGACCAGCGGCTGTTGGCGCTGGAAGCGCGCCGGCGGGGGCTGCACCAGTCCGAGGAAGCTCGGCGGCGCCTGGCCCTCGCCGAAGAGCGTATTCTCGGCAATGTCCTGGTCGAAACCGTGATTGATGATGCGGTCACCGACGAGACGATTCAGCGCATCTATGAAGAGCAGGTCCGATTGATACCGCTCGGCGAGGAAGTGCGTGCCCGTCACATTCTGGTGCAGACCCAGGAGGAAGCGGTGGCGATCAAGGCCCTGATCGACCAGGGTCGCGATTTCGCCGAACTTGCCGTGGCAATGAGCGAAGACCAGGCAACGCGCCTGGAGGGCGGTGATCTGGGCTATTTTTCGCGCGAGGGCATTTTGCCGGCTTTCGGCGCGGTCGCCTTTGCGACCCCGGAGGGTGCGGTTTCCGAGCCGTTCCGGACCGAGTTCGGATGGCATTTGCTGACCGTTGTGGATCGTCGTCGCCAGCCGCCGCCATCGCTTGAGTCGCTGCGCCCCAACATAGCCCGCTTCTATACATTCGATCAGCTGGAAGCCCTGATTGATGGCTTGCGGGATCAGGCGGAAATCGAGCGGGCCGATCTGACGCTGGTGCTTGCGCCGGCGCCTGAGGGTGGCGAAGAAGGCGGGGTGTCGATTAGTGATGATGACAATCTCGATCCGGACGAACCCCAGTAG